CTCCTACATCTCGGTGGATACCCCGGCATTCTGACGAATCGAAGGGAAGCAAGGCGATGCGCCATCTCATCGTGTACTGGATCGCGGCGGCCGTGATCGTCGGTTGCAGCCAGAAGCAGGGTGGCACCGGCGGCGGCCAGTCGCCGCCCTCGCTGACATGGAAGGGGCCGGTTCCCGAGGTCACGCGGGCGCAGATCGATGCCTGGCCCGCACCTCCCCCGGTGCGGATCGGAAAGGCCGAGGCGATCGACGCCGCCGGCGGCGAGCATCCGGCCCTGCCCGGCGCGGGAGCGGCCACGCTGGATTGGGCCTTCATGTCGGCCTGCCATGACCTTCCGAGCAATGCGCAGGCGGTCTCGGACAACCTCTTCTTGCGGTGCCCGCGCTTCGGTGGCCTCACCGAAATCCAGGCGATGCGGTACCCATTCTGGGTGGTCGCCTACCGCGGGGACTTCGGTCCGTGTCCGACCGGCCCCGGCCACGCCGTGCGCATGCGCAGGTACGTCGATGCCAGCACGGGCGCCGTCCTGGCCTCGGTCCCGCTGTGCGGGGATCGGAGCTTACTGGCTCACTGACTTCGCGCAAGGGCGGGGAGCGGGGATGCCGAACCCTGGCGACGACGCAGGCCGTGCCCTCGATCGTGACTCGATTTTGACATTGATACCTCGTGTGACTACAATTGGGTGTCATGATCGGGGTCGGCATCAGGGAGTTTCGGACCGAGCTGAGCCGGTTCTTGCGGGCTGTCCGGGAGGGCGAGACGATTCTTGTCACGGACAGGGGCAAGGTCGTTGCAGAAGTGCGCGCCCCGGGAGCGGGTCCGCTCCCGGCGGACGAGGAGGCACGCTACTGGCGGTTGGTGGCGGAAGGTACGCTCGTTCCACCCTCGAGGCCAGGTACCGACTGGTGGGCCGATTTCAAGGGCCTGGGATGCCCGCCTGGTACGTCGCAAGCATTGATCGACGAGTTGCGCGAGGATAGGCCATGAGCTATCTCTACGTGGAAAGCAGCGCCCTCGTGCGTGCCCTGACCGAGGGAGATGGGGCGCTGGCCATGCGTATCGTCGCGGCCAGGCGCGCGGTGACCTCGGCGCTGACGCGCCTGGAGGTGGCCAGGGCCCTGGCGCGGAAGGCCGAGGACCGCTCTTTCTCCCGCGACCTCCTCGAAGCGGCGCAAGGCCGCCTCGCTCTGTTTGCCGAGGCGGCGGGCCGGATCCCCGTGAGCGAAGAGATCCTGGCCGAAGCCGCAAGCCGGTTTCCGGTCGAGCCCGTAAGAACGGTCGATGCCATCCACCTGGCAAGTTGCATCCTGCTGCAACGCAGGGCGGGCAAGACCGTTGTCGCGACCGTTGACAATCGCGTGAGAGCCAACGCCCTGGCGCTGGGAATGGCAGTCTTGCCCGAGTAACCGCCCAGCTCAGGGAAAGCGACGCCAAACCCGGAGAGGGCAGTCAGACCGGTTCTTGCATGCCGAGCGCAGCCTCTACGA
Above is a genomic segment from Candidatus Tanganyikabacteria bacterium containing:
- a CDS encoding type II toxin-antitoxin system prevent-host-death family antitoxin, encoding MIGVGIREFRTELSRFLRAVREGETILVTDRGKVVAEVRAPGAGPLPADEEARYWRLVAEGTLVPPSRPGTDWWADFKGLGCPPGTSQALIDELREDRP
- a CDS encoding type II toxin-antitoxin system VapC family toxin → MSYLYVESSALVRALTEGDGALAMRIVAARRAVTSALTRLEVARALARKAEDRSFSRDLLEAAQGRLALFAEAAGRIPVSEEILAEAASRFPVEPVRTVDAIHLASCILLQRRAGKTVVATVDNRVRANALALGMAVLPE